A part of Geothrix oryzae genomic DNA contains:
- a CDS encoding ComEC/Rec2 family competence protein encodes MLSRSSLWQRLSGASLWPLAWALAAACTVPWLAPERWNGQLAGRWVVLGALAWSLTLPLLRGRRWIVVPLALGLAGFTFLGLARKARWEAALPSGFLAVEGRIAAPWTLQGERLRTQLELSAPEVLRGLALPLTVPAEGELPPPAPGTPVRLRAELRPVQPAPVFLAERPLWRARSDEAPRRIHLTSAQLMEATGPPAPSLLLRLQTLARRRFEALPLGPTARDLWGALALGIPPVDEAHFSVFAESGTLHILVVSGLQVTLVMAVLEALWRRLRLRGAATGSIAAGLLYSALVGFSAPVWRGLFMGIAWALGRSSGWKLPPAAGLHLALGLWLLGHPAAGAEPGFLLAWWALLGLLWGAEPLAGLVSPLLGRLALPFGRLAAPWLSTLPLLALLHGGAPWWGILANLLVLPLVAFLTPVCLALILVPIPGVTQGAATLLTWMGDRLVPALTGIAPLATGILWPWLLLTLGWLILAHRQGTLRHTRALTVGLVVLSLGLLGFHGTGRAPATLSLESVDIGQGDALLLRVPGGGATLIDTGPGPWSGRRLARVLSRRGVREPVHLVLTHAHGDHAGGWATLSRLWPLAATSVPVTAEEEDPWLPFRPPAGADPGGLLRGDAWTRGEAAFSVRWPSSAFALPDANMESVVLRVTWRDRELWLMGDALAIQERDLLDLGDPGPSPHRLLKAGHHGSRNASDPAWVAALKPEVALIPAGFHNRFEHPHPETLATFRREGLIPWITGSSQGVRISAQDGGWRIDTGEGATAFTPLRKSPTP; translated from the coding sequence ATGCTTTCCAGATCCAGCCTGTGGCAGCGCCTGTCCGGGGCTTCGCTCTGGCCCCTGGCCTGGGCCCTGGCGGCCGCCTGCACCGTGCCGTGGCTGGCACCCGAGCGCTGGAACGGTCAGCTCGCCGGCCGCTGGGTCGTCCTCGGCGCCCTGGCCTGGAGCCTCACACTGCCCCTGCTCCGGGGGCGCCGCTGGATCGTGGTGCCCCTCGCCCTCGGCCTGGCGGGATTCACCTTCCTGGGGCTGGCCCGCAAGGCCCGTTGGGAGGCGGCCCTGCCCTCGGGTTTCCTGGCCGTGGAAGGCCGCATCGCGGCTCCCTGGACCCTGCAGGGCGAACGGCTGCGCACCCAGCTCGAGCTGTCCGCGCCGGAAGTCCTTCGCGGCCTCGCCCTGCCCCTCACGGTGCCCGCCGAGGGTGAGCTCCCTCCGCCCGCTCCCGGCACGCCGGTGCGCCTGCGCGCCGAGCTTCGCCCTGTCCAGCCCGCGCCGGTCTTCCTGGCAGAACGCCCCCTCTGGCGGGCCCGCAGTGACGAAGCGCCCCGGCGCATCCACCTGACTTCGGCCCAATTGATGGAGGCGACGGGTCCACCCGCGCCCTCCCTTCTGCTGCGCCTTCAGACCCTGGCCCGGCGGCGCTTCGAGGCCCTGCCCCTGGGGCCCACCGCCAGGGACCTCTGGGGCGCGCTCGCCCTGGGCATCCCCCCGGTGGACGAGGCCCACTTCAGCGTGTTCGCCGAGAGCGGCACCCTCCACATCCTGGTGGTGTCGGGCCTCCAGGTGACCCTGGTGATGGCGGTCCTGGAGGCTCTGTGGCGGCGACTGCGCCTGCGCGGCGCGGCCACCGGCTCCATCGCGGCCGGGCTGCTGTACTCGGCCCTGGTGGGCTTTTCCGCGCCGGTGTGGCGCGGCCTCTTCATGGGCATCGCCTGGGCCCTCGGGCGCAGCAGCGGCTGGAAGCTGCCGCCGGCGGCCGGGCTGCACCTGGCCCTGGGACTCTGGCTGCTGGGGCATCCCGCGGCCGGCGCAGAACCGGGCTTCCTGCTGGCCTGGTGGGCCCTGCTGGGCCTGCTCTGGGGGGCCGAGCCCCTGGCGGGCCTGGTCTCGCCGTTGCTGGGCCGCCTCGCCCTGCCCTTCGGACGGCTGGCCGCGCCCTGGCTCTCCACCCTGCCCCTGCTGGCGCTGCTCCATGGGGGCGCGCCCTGGTGGGGCATCCTCGCCAACCTGCTGGTGCTGCCCCTGGTGGCCTTCCTGACGCCCGTCTGTCTGGCCCTGATCCTGGTGCCCATCCCGGGGGTCACCCAGGGCGCCGCCACCCTGCTGACCTGGATGGGCGATCGGCTGGTGCCGGCCCTCACGGGCATCGCGCCGCTGGCCACGGGGATCCTCTGGCCCTGGCTCCTGCTCACGCTGGGCTGGCTCATCCTCGCCCACCGGCAGGGAACCCTGAGGCACACCCGGGCCCTGACCGTGGGGCTCGTGGTCCTGTCGCTGGGCCTGCTCGGCTTCCACGGCACGGGCCGGGCGCCGGCCACCCTGTCCCTGGAATCCGTGGACATCGGCCAGGGGGATGCCCTGCTGTTGCGGGTGCCCGGAGGAGGGGCCACGCTGATCGACACGGGCCCGGGTCCCTGGAGCGGCCGCCGTCTCGCCCGCGTCCTGAGCCGGCGCGGCGTGCGCGAACCCGTCCACCTGGTGCTCACCCACGCCCACGGGGATCACGCCGGCGGCTGGGCCACCCTGTCCCGGCTCTGGCCCCTGGCCGCTACTTCAGTACCGGTCACGGCGGAGGAGGAGGATCCCTGGCTCCCCTTCCGCCCGCCCGCGGGCGCCGACCCCGGGGGTCTCCTCCGGGGTGATGCGTGGACCCGAGGTGAAGCGGCCTTCAGCGTCCGCTGGCCTTCCTCGGCCTTCGCCCTGCCGGACGCCAACATGGAGTCGGTGGTGTTGCGGGTCACCTGGCGGGACCGGGAACTCTGGCTCATGGGCGATGCCCTGGCCATCCAGGAGCGGGACCTCCTGGATCTGGGCGATCCCGGCCCCTCCCCCCATCGCCTGTTGAAGGCCGGACACCACGGCAGCCGCAACGCCTCCGATCCCGCCTGGGTCGCGGCCCTGAAGCCCGAGGTGGCCCTCATCCCCGCCGGCTTCCACAACCGCTTCGAACATCCGCATCCGGAGACGCTGGCCACCTTCCGCCGCGAGGGGCTGATCCCCTGGATCACGGGCTCCTCCCAGGGCGTCCGCATCTCCGCCCAGGACGGAGGTTGGCGCATCGATACCGGTGAAGGCGCGACGGCCTTCACGCCCCTGCGAAAAAGCCCGACGCCCTGA
- a CDS encoding TonB family protein, whose amino-acid sequence MGTYTRLGSYLLASDLASDPFGAIHRAVVITGSNFDRHALVRTFSEEMFQAGMNTRLSEAGRVVPLLGGARIYGLGYRVESGKAPHVAWDYVPGRSLAQLIEKARQEQIPFGVDHALTVIQGVAQGIVQMQAKGASHGVLSPHSVWVSFEGATQIVDAPYAALAKSMLAKAPTAKRKLAPYLQGPENDALQQDLFALGAVLYELLTFEQLPLGGDFQTLLDKATLKAAQEEAPLPAEIRAFLGRLLLGRQPFATVEAFNAELERVLYDGEYSPTTFNMAFFMHTLFREENDRDALAMKAEQGDNYLAYTAAGETLRSGATRVEHIDGHAAEEANQKNKTLLIGGGLAAVVILGLGYILFGRPKVDPAMQKQLAELQLLKVQIEQQKSDLDAKAKAETEKTAQLQKQLSETKSVEEKARIQKQLDEAQARKLEVERQQRLAEQKLAEQKAAEQKLAEQKKAAETKVAAAPPAPEPPKPQPMQEAQRPAAVPTQVPTPQTAAPQTMAPAVNNDQPARVTSQIAPAFPLRAVQMRWETNLDHFVRLKVFVSEQGHPLKVSVIEGVSGSYGFDEAAIEAANKSSFSPAVRDGKPVRGWTPEIVYKFPKRR is encoded by the coding sequence ATGGGCACCTATACGCGCCTCGGGTCCTATCTGCTGGCCTCAGACCTGGCTAGCGATCCTTTCGGCGCGATCCATCGGGCCGTCGTCATCACCGGCAGCAACTTCGACCGCCACGCCCTGGTGCGGACCTTTTCGGAGGAGATGTTCCAGGCGGGCATGAACACCCGCCTGTCCGAAGCTGGTCGCGTGGTGCCCCTGCTGGGCGGCGCGCGCATCTACGGGTTAGGCTACCGGGTGGAGAGCGGCAAGGCGCCGCATGTGGCTTGGGACTATGTGCCCGGCCGAAGCCTCGCGCAGCTCATCGAGAAGGCCCGGCAGGAGCAGATCCCCTTCGGCGTCGATCACGCCCTCACGGTGATCCAGGGCGTGGCCCAGGGCATCGTGCAGATGCAGGCCAAGGGCGCCAGCCACGGCGTGCTGAGCCCGCACAGCGTGTGGGTGAGCTTCGAAGGCGCCACCCAGATCGTGGATGCCCCCTATGCCGCTCTGGCCAAGAGCATGCTGGCCAAGGCCCCCACGGCGAAGCGCAAGCTCGCGCCCTACCTCCAGGGCCCCGAGAACGACGCCCTCCAGCAGGATCTGTTCGCGCTGGGTGCCGTGCTCTACGAGCTGCTCACCTTCGAGCAGCTGCCCCTCGGCGGCGACTTCCAGACCCTCCTGGACAAGGCCACGCTCAAGGCCGCGCAGGAGGAGGCCCCCCTGCCCGCGGAGATCCGCGCCTTCCTCGGCCGCCTGCTGCTGGGCCGCCAGCCCTTCGCCACGGTGGAGGCCTTCAACGCCGAGCTGGAGCGGGTGCTCTACGACGGCGAGTACAGCCCCACCACCTTCAACATGGCTTTCTTCATGCACACGCTGTTCCGGGAGGAGAACGACCGGGACGCGCTGGCCATGAAGGCGGAACAGGGGGACAACTACCTGGCCTACACCGCCGCCGGCGAAACCCTGCGCAGCGGCGCCACCCGCGTGGAGCACATCGACGGCCACGCGGCGGAGGAAGCCAACCAGAAGAACAAGACGCTCCTCATCGGCGGCGGCCTGGCCGCGGTGGTGATCCTGGGCCTGGGCTACATCCTCTTCGGCCGCCCCAAGGTCGATCCGGCCATGCAGAAGCAGCTGGCGGAGCTCCAGCTCCTGAAGGTGCAGATCGAACAGCAGAAATCCGACCTCGATGCCAAGGCCAAGGCCGAGACCGAGAAGACCGCCCAGCTCCAGAAGCAGCTGAGCGAGACCAAGTCCGTGGAAGAGAAGGCCCGGATCCAAAAGCAGCTGGACGAGGCCCAGGCCCGCAAGCTCGAAGTGGAGCGGCAGCAGAGGCTGGCCGAGCAGAAGCTGGCCGAGCAGAAGGCGGCCGAGCAGAAGCTGGCCGAGCAGAAGAAGGCCGCCGAGACCAAGGTGGCCGCCGCCCCGCCCGCGCCGGAGCCGCCCAAGCCCCAGCCCATGCAGGAGGCCCAGCGGCCCGCCGCCGTGCCCACCCAGGTCCCCACGCCCCAGACCGCCGCGCCCCAGACCATGGCCCCGGCCGTCAACAACGACCAGCCAGCCCGCGTGACCAGCCAGATCGCGCCGGCCTTCCCCCTCCGGGCCGTTCAGATGCGCTGGGAGACCAACCTCGACCACTTCGTGCGGCTGAAGGTGTTCGTGAG
- a CDS encoding DNA cytosine methyltransferase has translation MRVLELFSGLGGWRCALRDRGTVAAAYDVSEAANATYALNHGHRPTPRELAAVPWQELAAHGADTWLMSPPCQPFCRMGNHQGLEDRRSRAFLHLMDLFREAPPDRLVLENVGGFLGSDAHALLSERIRAHGMHRLDLQACPSRFGLPNQRPRVFIVASRKPLEPKPLPDLAPRPLAGVLDPEEDEGLYLDPGILARHRHGMDLVEPGDQRSTCFIGGYGRRFVGSGSFLKTARGIRRFSPSETARLLGLPEGFRFPEAVSLEVRYRLLGNGLSIPVAAWALDHL, from the coding sequence ATGCGCGTCCTGGAGCTGTTCTCGGGTCTTGGAGGCTGGCGCTGCGCCCTCCGAGACCGGGGCACCGTGGCCGCCGCCTACGATGTGAGCGAGGCCGCCAACGCGACCTACGCCCTGAATCACGGCCACCGGCCCACGCCCCGGGAACTGGCCGCCGTGCCATGGCAGGAGCTGGCCGCCCATGGAGCCGACACCTGGCTCATGAGCCCGCCCTGCCAGCCCTTCTGCCGCATGGGGAACCACCAGGGCCTGGAGGACCGGCGCTCGCGGGCCTTCCTCCACCTGATGGACCTTTTCCGGGAAGCGCCGCCGGATCGCCTGGTCCTGGAGAATGTGGGCGGCTTTCTGGGCTCGGATGCCCATGCGCTGCTGTCGGAGCGGATCCGGGCCCACGGCATGCACCGGCTGGATCTCCAGGCCTGCCCCAGCCGCTTCGGACTGCCCAACCAGCGGCCCCGCGTCTTCATCGTGGCCTCGCGGAAACCCCTGGAACCCAAGCCGCTGCCGGACCTCGCCCCGCGTCCCCTGGCCGGCGTCCTGGATCCGGAGGAAGACGAGGGGCTGTACCTGGATCCTGGCATCCTCGCCCGCCACCGCCACGGCATGGACCTGGTGGAGCCCGGGGACCAGCGCAGCACCTGCTTCATCGGCGGCTACGGTCGGCGTTTCGTGGGCAGCGGCTCCTTCCTGAAGACCGCGCGCGGCATCCGCCGGTTCTCGCCCTCCGAAACCGCGCGGTTGCTCGGGCTGCCCGAGGGGTTCCGCTTTCCCGAAGCCGTGTCCCTGGAGGTCCGCTACCGGTTGCTGGGGAACGGCCTGTCCATTCCCGTCGCGGCCTGGGCCCTGGATCATCTGTAG
- a CDS encoding phosphorylase family protein, producing the protein MRLLLSAFAPELGSLAGDPPAGWETATVGVGAVTAAAATARLLAERNPEAVLFLGTCGRYDGRLGLFEGLWASQAIATSVEELRGGAYRPGIERVRWDATLKGPLPPYGVAVPPAITRTLEGAALLASVAPVEHLELTGVFAACHAAGVPCAGALVVVNDVGPEAQAQWTANHAEGSRRLVDRLRASGFFAGA; encoded by the coding sequence ATGAGACTCCTGCTGTCCGCCTTCGCCCCCGAACTGGGCTCCCTCGCCGGGGATCCGCCCGCGGGCTGGGAAACGGCCACCGTGGGCGTGGGCGCCGTGACCGCGGCGGCCGCCACGGCCCGGCTGCTGGCGGAGCGAAACCCCGAGGCCGTGCTCTTCCTGGGCACCTGTGGGCGCTACGATGGCCGCCTGGGCCTGTTTGAGGGGCTGTGGGCCTCCCAGGCCATCGCAACCTCGGTGGAGGAACTGCGCGGGGGGGCCTACCGTCCCGGGATCGAGCGGGTCCGCTGGGATGCCACCCTGAAGGGGCCGCTGCCACCCTATGGGGTGGCCGTGCCACCCGCCATCACCAGGACCTTGGAAGGCGCGGCCCTGCTCGCTTCCGTGGCCCCGGTGGAGCATCTGGAACTCACCGGCGTCTTCGCGGCCTGCCATGCGGCGGGCGTGCCCTGCGCCGGGGCGCTGGTGGTGGTGAACGATGTGGGGCCGGAGGCGCAGGCCCAGTGGACGGCCAACCACGCCGAGGGCAGCCGGCGGCTGGTGGACCGCCTCAGGGCGTCGGGCTTTTTCGCAGGGGCGTGA
- a CDS encoding sigma-54-dependent transcriptional regulator yields the protein MNPARALLVDDDPTILEVVGTLLSRHGHEVVGTGSGLRGAQCLRREHFDLAVVDLMLPDLNGLELARQAVANPDTVVVVLSGSTSVETALQAMRMGIYDYVPKPFRAEELEHTLLRAIEKSQLNQENKRLREQIQHKEPGPQMVGRSEAWQHLQTLLRRLAPSPSTVLITGPSGTGKELAARAIHQWSPRAQGPFVAIHCGAIPETLLEDELFGHVRGAYTDARTDRPGRFQQAEGGTLFLDEIGTMPLSLQVKLLRVIQEREFTPLGSARTVKADFRLLAATNEDLSALVVEKRFREDLFYRLNVIPVQLRPLREHRDDIPVLVAHFIRKFARELGLPLKQVEPAALQALEAYGWPGNVRELENAVERAMALGSDPERMLLQDLPAAIAGILPTAAYPRLPQHQGLGRFLEDLERHLILEALQATGWNKSESARRLGMRRTTLLHRLKALGIPLNPMDEAESALAQESHDA from the coding sequence ATGAATCCAGCCCGGGCTCTGCTGGTGGACGACGATCCCACCATCCTCGAGGTGGTGGGCACCCTGTTATCCCGCCATGGGCACGAGGTGGTGGGTACCGGCTCGGGGCTGCGGGGCGCCCAGTGCCTGCGGCGCGAGCACTTCGACCTGGCCGTGGTGGACCTCATGCTGCCGGATCTGAACGGCCTGGAACTGGCCCGTCAGGCCGTGGCCAACCCCGACACGGTGGTGGTGGTGCTGTCCGGTTCGACTTCCGTCGAGACGGCCCTCCAGGCCATGCGGATGGGCATCTACGACTATGTGCCCAAGCCCTTCCGGGCTGAGGAACTGGAGCACACGCTCCTGCGGGCCATCGAGAAGTCGCAGCTGAACCAGGAGAACAAGCGGCTCCGCGAGCAGATCCAGCACAAGGAGCCCGGCCCCCAGATGGTGGGTCGGTCCGAGGCGTGGCAGCACCTCCAGACCCTGCTCCGCCGGCTGGCGCCGTCACCCTCCACGGTGCTCATCACCGGGCCTTCGGGGACGGGCAAGGAACTGGCGGCCCGCGCCATCCACCAGTGGAGCCCCCGGGCCCAGGGCCCCTTCGTGGCCATCCACTGCGGGGCCATTCCGGAGACGCTGCTGGAGGACGAACTCTTCGGCCATGTGCGCGGGGCCTACACGGACGCGCGCACCGACCGCCCGGGGCGTTTCCAGCAGGCGGAGGGCGGCACCCTCTTTCTGGACGAGATCGGCACCATGCCCCTCAGCCTGCAGGTGAAACTGCTGCGGGTGATCCAGGAGCGGGAGTTCACGCCGCTGGGCTCGGCGCGCACCGTGAAGGCGGACTTCCGCCTGCTGGCGGCCACCAACGAGGACCTGAGCGCCCTGGTGGTGGAGAAGCGGTTCCGCGAGGACCTCTTCTACCGTCTGAATGTGATCCCCGTGCAGCTGCGGCCGCTGCGGGAGCACCGGGACGACATTCCGGTGCTCGTGGCCCACTTCATCCGCAAGTTCGCCCGTGAGCTGGGTCTGCCGCTGAAGCAGGTCGAGCCCGCTGCCCTGCAGGCCCTGGAAGCCTACGGCTGGCCGGGCAATGTGCGCGAGCTGGAGAATGCCGTGGAGCGGGCCATGGCGCTGGGCTCCGATCCCGAGCGGATGCTGCTCCAGGATCTTCCCGCGGCCATCGCCGGCATCCTGCCGACGGCGGCCTACCCGCGCCTGCCGCAGCACCAGGGGCTCGGCCGGTTCCTGGAGGATCTGGAGCGCCACTTGATCCTCGAGGCCCTCCAGGCCACCGGCTGGAACAAGAGCGAATCCGCCCGCCGGCTCGGCATGCGCCGCACCACCCTGCTGCACCGCCTGAAGGCCCTGGGCATTCCGTTGAACCCCATGGATGAAGCGGAATCGGCCCTGGCCCAGGAGTCCCACGATGCGTGA